One genomic region from Streptomyces sp. NBC_00582 encodes:
- a CDS encoding glycosyltransferase: MTAGSRGDVAPFTGLGHALVRAGHEVTLVTHERFEPLVAGSGVGFHPLPVDPRAELESERGRGLHHSASGPGKLLRAVRLARAVVGELTDDLLAAAHSADALLAAAPLAPLAHTIAEGLSLPSLGLHLQPIAATREFAPPMLGGGSWGALANRLAGHGVELAVDRVFAPVLPSVRARLGLPAKGPRSCRRGPVLHGFSPLMVPRPRDWRPGLDITGYWWPYDTDRQLPSVLREFLDAGPPPVFVGLGSATVPDPHRLSGEIVRALRLAGLRGVIQRGWAGLAADGDDILTVDEVPHSLLFPETAAVVHHCGAGTTAAGVRAGVPAVPVPIQFDEGFWAERLVTAGVAPRTVPLRHLTAEALATALTQATGEPRYTARARELGTRVRAEDGSGRAVEAVARLA; encoded by the coding sequence ATGACGGCGGGCTCCCGGGGCGACGTCGCCCCCTTCACCGGTCTGGGGCACGCGCTGGTGCGCGCGGGTCACGAGGTCACCCTGGTCACCCATGAGCGGTTCGAGCCGCTGGTGGCAGGCTCGGGGGTGGGCTTCCATCCGCTCCCGGTCGATCCTCGGGCGGAACTGGAATCGGAGCGCGGCCGGGGGCTGCACCACAGCGCCAGCGGGCCGGGGAAGCTGCTACGGGCGGTCCGGCTGGCGCGGGCGGTGGTCGGCGAGCTGACCGACGACCTGCTGGCCGCCGCGCACTCCGCCGACGCCCTGCTGGCGGCGGCGCCGCTCGCGCCCCTGGCGCACACCATCGCCGAGGGACTGTCCCTGCCGAGCCTCGGTCTCCACCTCCAGCCCATCGCAGCCACCCGGGAGTTCGCGCCGCCCATGCTCGGTGGCGGATCCTGGGGCGCCCTCGCCAACCGTCTCGCCGGGCACGGCGTCGAACTGGCCGTCGACCGGGTCTTCGCCCCGGTCCTGCCCTCGGTCCGCGCGCGTCTCGGCCTGCCGGCCAAGGGTCCGCGATCCTGTCGGCGCGGCCCGGTCCTGCACGGTTTCAGCCCGCTGATGGTGCCGCGGCCCCGGGACTGGCGGCCGGGACTCGACATCACCGGCTACTGGTGGCCGTACGACACCGACCGGCAACTGCCTTCCGTCCTCAGGGAGTTCCTGGACGCGGGGCCGCCTCCGGTCTTCGTCGGCCTGGGCAGCGCGACGGTGCCCGATCCCCACCGGCTGAGCGGCGAGATCGTACGGGCGCTGCGGCTGGCCGGGCTGCGCGGGGTGATCCAGCGCGGCTGGGCCGGGCTCGCGGCCGACGGTGACGACATCCTGACCGTCGACGAGGTGCCGCACTCCCTGCTCTTCCCGGAGACGGCCGCGGTGGTCCACCACTGCGGCGCGGGCACCACGGCGGCCGGCGTCCGCGCGGGCGTCCCGGCCGTACCGGTCCCGATCCAGTTCGACGAGGGCTTCTGGGCCGAACGCCTGGTCACGGCGGGGGTGGCTCCCCGGACGGTCCCCCTGCGCCACCTGACCGCCGAAGCCCTGGCGACAGCCCTCACCCAGGCCACCGGCGAGCCCCGGTACACCGCCCGGGCGAGGGAGTTGGGCACCCGGGTACGCGCGGAGGACGGATCGGGCCGAGCGGTGGAGGCGGTGGCCCGGCTGGCGTGA
- a CDS encoding TetR/AcrR family transcriptional regulator, giving the protein MTGRLRAPTGRYGGKTAAERQAERRGRFLEAALRLFGDTPGYRGTTVAALSEAAGLSTRQFYEEFRTLEDVLAALHLQVNDWAEEAVVAAFAAAQGLPLAERVTAIFRAYAGNVTSDPRRIRITFVEIVGVSPRLEEQRLARRSRWIDLIRAEATAAAARGEAAPRDYGLASTAFIGSVNGLLHDWTAGWVDATLDEVVDELVRQLLGILRPPGWTPETS; this is encoded by the coding sequence GTGACGGGCAGGCTCAGGGCGCCGACCGGGCGGTACGGCGGAAAGACCGCGGCCGAGCGGCAGGCCGAGCGGCGCGGGAGGTTCCTGGAGGCCGCGCTGCGGCTGTTCGGGGACACGCCCGGCTACCGCGGCACGACGGTCGCGGCCCTCAGTGAGGCCGCCGGACTGTCGACCCGCCAGTTCTACGAGGAGTTCCGCACCCTCGAGGACGTCCTCGCCGCCCTCCATCTCCAGGTCAACGACTGGGCGGAGGAGGCGGTGGTGGCCGCCTTCGCCGCGGCGCAGGGCCTGCCGCTGGCCGAACGGGTCACGGCGATCTTCCGCGCCTACGCCGGCAATGTCACCTCGGACCCGCGCCGCATCCGCATCACCTTCGTCGAGATCGTCGGGGTCAGCCCCCGCCTGGAGGAACAGCGCCTCGCCCGCCGCTCCCGCTGGATCGACCTGATCCGCGCGGAGGCCACGGCCGCGGCCGCCCGCGGGGAGGCGGCCCCGCGCGACTACGGCCTCGCCTCCACGGCCTTCATCGGCAGCGTCAACGGCCTCCTCCACGACTGGACCGCCGGCTGGGTCGACGCCACCCTGGACGAGGTGGTCGACGAACTGGTCCGCCAACTCCTGGGCATACTGCGCCCACCGGGCTGGACACCGGAGACGAGCTAG
- a CDS encoding YncE family protein: MAAFRPAHLCAVAAALVLSVTAPATTAQAASGAALREVLFVGNNWEGTADVIKSTGDFAKVGRINVIPDKDARMAEINADPIKWIYFTAIRNGVGEGHDQFVDDMYSTPDGKSVVVSRPSFADVVSINLSTGAINWRFPVSGYRSDHMAVSPDGTRVAVSASTANTVHVLDINTGKQVGSFATGDKPHENIFTKDGKYIYNMAIGDVNTDLDAPWLDWTKGDRRITVVDATTYKQVKIIDMRQKLDAIGLTDYSDAVRPAVFSPDESKLYFQVSFFNGFFEYDLASDRITRTKTLPKNPATSDDRTTYVNDSRHHGLSMSPDGSKLCVAGTMDDYATVVNRSTLQEGPLVTASKPYWATVSGDGKDCVISESGADQVTAIDFATGQKVLSIPVGDHPQRVRLGHVAADWTGTGS, translated from the coding sequence ATGGCCGCCTTCAGACCCGCGCACCTCTGTGCCGTAGCCGCCGCCCTCGTCCTGTCCGTCACCGCCCCCGCGACCACGGCCCAGGCCGCGTCCGGCGCCGCACTGCGCGAGGTGCTGTTCGTCGGCAACAACTGGGAGGGCACCGCGGACGTCATCAAGTCCACCGGTGACTTCGCGAAGGTCGGCCGGATCAATGTGATCCCCGACAAGGACGCGCGGATGGCGGAGATCAACGCCGACCCCATCAAGTGGATCTACTTCACGGCCATCCGCAACGGCGTCGGCGAGGGCCACGACCAGTTCGTGGACGACATGTACTCCACGCCGGACGGGAAGTCGGTGGTGGTCTCGCGGCCCAGCTTCGCCGACGTGGTCTCCATCAACCTGTCCACCGGTGCCATCAACTGGCGCTTCCCGGTGTCCGGTTACCGCTCCGACCACATGGCCGTCTCGCCCGACGGCACCCGTGTCGCGGTCTCCGCCTCGACCGCCAACACCGTGCATGTGCTGGACATCAACACGGGCAAGCAGGTGGGGTCGTTCGCCACCGGCGACAAGCCGCACGAGAACATCTTCACCAAGGACGGCAAGTACATCTACAACATGGCGATCGGCGATGTGAACACCGATCTCGACGCGCCGTGGCTGGACTGGACGAAGGGCGACCGGCGCATCACGGTGGTCGACGCGACCACCTACAAGCAGGTCAAGATCATCGACATGCGCCAGAAGCTGGACGCGATCGGCCTCACGGACTACTCGGACGCGGTCCGCCCGGCGGTGTTCTCGCCGGACGAGTCCAAGCTCTACTTCCAGGTGTCGTTCTTCAACGGGTTCTTCGAGTACGACCTCGCCAGTGACAGGATCACCCGCACCAAGACCCTGCCGAAGAACCCCGCGACGAGCGACGACCGCACCACGTACGTCAACGACTCCCGCCACCACGGTCTGTCGATGAGCCCGGACGGCAGCAAGCTGTGCGTCGCGGGCACCATGGACGACTACGCGACGGTCGTGAACCGCAGCACCCTCCAGGAGGGCCCGCTGGTCACCGCGTCCAAGCCGTACTGGGCCACGGTCAGCGGCGACGGCAAGGACTGTGTGATCTCCGAGAGCGGCGCCGACCAGGTCACCGCGATCGACTTCGCCACCGGCCAGAAGGTCCTGTCGATCCCGGTGGGCGACCACCCGCAGCGGGTGCGGCTCGGTCATGTCGCGGCCGACTGGACGGGCACCGGAAGCTGA
- a CDS encoding cellulase family glycosylhydrolase, whose amino-acid sequence MPNVRARLLAVLVVLCGLCGFLTAAGTPAAAATVPDSLSFDGTALTVSNGRFLDGNGREVVLRGYNVSGETKLDENKGLPFASVADAKKSATALRALGGGNAVRFLLSWAYAEPVKGQVDTAYLASATAQMQAFLDAGIRVYPDFHQDLYSRYLFNSGSWYTGDGAPAWAVALGNYPAESCGICFTWGQNITQNSAVTKAQYDFWHNAYGLQDYFLATAQKTMAYIKANLTAEEFTGVVGFDPYNEPYAGTYDSGQASRTWERDLLWPFYVKFRARMDAAGWTDKPAFVEPNLFWNGNVSKEEGGLLDAGTIGSRYVFNTHFYDQKAISGILMWGNAADGQYVGDFGTVRDRASALGTTAVVSEFGHPLNGSTAGKAPTVLKAMYQALDSRVKGANWWTTPATSGPVLSGSQWQWDIYNGRHHELMNGNASKVQTSGDGWNDEDLSAVRLDDSGVATLRQDARLLDRVYPSATSGSTVAFTYEDRSRDGSTTLTWNPVPSSLPNVASLVGSGQYSVLVWRSNGGTAPTELHLPASFPTASTTVVSDLGTVYGPPAYTSSTKIAAAAEPGGTGSRRLLLGTTDSGVLHYALVTNGATSPSATLLAAARSELAAWVASKIG is encoded by the coding sequence ATGCCGAATGTCCGGGCACGTCTGCTCGCTGTTCTGGTTGTCCTCTGCGGACTCTGCGGTTTCCTGACGGCGGCGGGCACGCCCGCCGCCGCGGCCACCGTCCCCGATTCCCTCTCGTTCGACGGCACGGCGCTCACCGTGTCGAACGGCCGCTTCCTCGACGGAAACGGCCGTGAGGTCGTACTGCGCGGCTACAACGTCTCCGGCGAGACGAAACTCGACGAGAACAAGGGCCTGCCGTTCGCCTCGGTCGCCGACGCCAAGAAGTCGGCGACCGCCCTGCGCGCCCTCGGCGGCGGCAACGCCGTCCGCTTCCTGCTCTCCTGGGCCTACGCCGAACCGGTGAAGGGCCAGGTCGACACCGCGTACCTGGCCTCCGCCACCGCCCAGATGCAGGCCTTCCTCGACGCGGGCATCCGGGTCTACCCCGACTTCCACCAGGACCTGTACTCCCGCTACCTGTTCAACTCGGGAAGCTGGTACACCGGCGACGGCGCCCCCGCCTGGGCGGTGGCGCTCGGCAACTACCCCGCCGAGTCCTGCGGCATCTGCTTCACATGGGGCCAGAACATCACCCAGAACAGCGCGGTGACGAAGGCCCAGTACGACTTCTGGCACAACGCCTACGGCCTCCAGGACTACTTCCTGGCCACCGCCCAGAAGACCATGGCGTACATCAAGGCCAACCTCACCGCCGAGGAGTTCACCGGAGTCGTCGGCTTCGACCCCTACAACGAGCCCTACGCCGGCACCTACGACTCCGGCCAGGCCAGCCGCACCTGGGAACGCGACCTGCTGTGGCCCTTCTACGTCAAGTTCCGCGCCCGGATGGACGCGGCCGGCTGGACGGACAAACCCGCCTTCGTCGAGCCGAACCTCTTCTGGAACGGCAACGTCAGCAAGGAGGAGGGCGGCCTCCTCGACGCGGGCACGATCGGGTCCCGGTACGTCTTCAACACCCACTTCTACGACCAGAAGGCCATCTCCGGGATCCTGATGTGGGGCAACGCCGCGGACGGCCAGTACGTCGGCGACTTCGGCACCGTCCGTGACCGGGCGTCGGCGCTCGGGACGACGGCCGTCGTCAGCGAGTTCGGCCATCCCCTGAACGGCAGCACCGCCGGCAAGGCGCCCACCGTCCTGAAGGCGATGTACCAGGCCCTGGACAGCCGGGTGAAGGGTGCCAACTGGTGGACCACCCCCGCCACTTCGGGGCCGGTGCTCTCCGGTTCCCAATGGCAGTGGGACATCTACAACGGCCGGCACCACGAGCTGATGAACGGCAACGCGAGCAAGGTGCAGACCTCCGGCGACGGCTGGAACGACGAGGACCTCTCCGCCGTACGCCTCGACGACAGCGGTGTGGCGACGCTCCGTCAGGACGCCCGGCTGCTCGACCGGGTCTACCCGAGCGCCACCTCCGGCTCCACGGTCGCCTTCACCTACGAGGACCGCTCCCGCGACGGCTCCACCACGCTCACCTGGAACCCGGTCCCGAGCAGTCTGCCGAACGTGGCCTCGCTCGTCGGCTCGGGCCAGTACAGCGTGCTGGTGTGGCGGTCCAACGGCGGGACCGCGCCCACGGAGCTGCATCTGCCCGCCTCCTTCCCGACCGCGTCCACCACGGTCGTCTCCGACCTCGGCACGGTGTACGGCCCGCCGGCGTACACCTCATCGACGAAGATCGCCGCCGCCGCGGAGCCGGGCGGTACGGGCAGCCGCCGACTGCTGCTCGGCACCACCGACTCCGGCGTCCTGCACTACGCGCTGGTCACCAACGGCGCGACCTCGCCGTCCGCGACCCTGCTGGCCGCGGCCCGCAGCGAACTCGCGGCGTGGGTGGCGTCGAAGATCGGATAG
- a CDS encoding GTP-binding protein, translated as MHLLNLGILAHVDAGKTSLTERLLHSAGIIDEIGSVDAGSTRTDTLALERQRGITIKSAVVSFPVDDVTVNLIDTPGHPDFIAEVERVLGVLDGAVLVVSAVEGVQAQTRILMRTLRRLGIPTLVFVNKIDRRGARDTGLLRELTERLAVPVVPMGTVSGIGTREASFDPAPVPADVLTELDDDLLAAYVDGTLTPGRIHAALVDGTGRTLVHPVYFGSAATGAGVPELVAGIKELLPGAEGDPEGPLSGSVFKVERGPAGEKIAYARLFSGTLRTRDRVPYAETAGKVTAIGVFDHGTDVREETVAAGRIARLWGLTDVRVGDSLGAPHREYGRVFAPPTLETVVVPGPGADRRSLHLALTQLAEQDPLIALRHDEVRQETSVSLYGEVQKEVIQATLADDYGLPVTFRETTPLCVERPAGTGAAAEFIKKDANPFLATVGLRVDPAPPGAGVTFALEVELGAMPYAFFKAVEDTVRATLGEGLHGWQVTDCAVTMTHSGYWPRQSHAHQGFDKSMSSTGYDFRGLTPLVLVEALRRAGTQVYEPMHRFRLRAPADTLGALLPVLAALRAVPDATDVRDGWCLLEGAVPAARVHGLEQRVPGLTRGEGEWESAFDHYAPVVHGVVPERPRTDLNPLDRKEYLLNVSGRTGA; from the coding sequence GTGCATCTGCTCAACCTCGGGATCCTCGCCCACGTCGACGCCGGTAAGACCAGCCTCACCGAGCGGCTGCTGCACTCCGCCGGGATCATCGACGAGATCGGCAGCGTCGACGCCGGCAGCACCCGGACCGACACGCTCGCGCTGGAGCGGCAGCGCGGCATCACCATCAAGTCCGCCGTCGTCTCGTTCCCGGTCGACGACGTCACCGTCAACCTCATCGACACCCCCGGTCACCCCGACTTCATCGCCGAGGTGGAGCGGGTCCTCGGCGTGCTCGACGGGGCCGTCCTCGTCGTGTCGGCCGTCGAGGGCGTCCAGGCGCAGACCAGGATCCTCATGCGCACCCTGCGCCGCCTCGGCATCCCCACGCTGGTCTTCGTCAACAAGATCGACCGGCGGGGCGCCCGCGACACCGGTCTGCTGAGGGAACTCACCGAGCGGCTGGCGGTGCCCGTGGTCCCCATGGGGACCGTGAGCGGGATCGGGACGCGCGAGGCCTCCTTCGATCCGGCCCCCGTGCCGGCGGACGTCCTCACGGAGCTCGACGACGACCTCCTCGCCGCGTACGTCGACGGCACCCTCACCCCCGGACGGATCCATGCCGCCCTCGTCGACGGGACCGGCCGCACCCTGGTCCACCCGGTGTACTTCGGCTCCGCCGCGACCGGCGCCGGGGTGCCCGAACTCGTCGCCGGCATCAAGGAGTTGCTGCCGGGTGCCGAGGGAGACCCCGAGGGGCCGCTCTCCGGATCGGTCTTCAAGGTGGAGCGCGGCCCGGCCGGGGAGAAGATCGCCTACGCCCGGCTCTTCTCCGGCACCCTGCGCACCCGCGACCGCGTCCCGTACGCGGAGACCGCGGGCAAGGTCACCGCGATCGGCGTCTTCGACCACGGCACCGACGTGCGTGAGGAGACGGTCGCGGCGGGCCGGATCGCCCGGCTGTGGGGACTCACGGACGTCCGCGTCGGCGACAGCCTCGGCGCACCGCACCGGGAGTACGGCCGGGTGTTCGCCCCTCCGACCCTGGAGACGGTCGTCGTGCCCGGCCCGGGCGCCGACCGCCGCTCGCTGCACCTCGCCCTCACCCAACTGGCCGAACAGGACCCGCTGATCGCCCTGCGCCACGACGAGGTCCGGCAGGAGACCTCCGTGTCGTTGTACGGCGAGGTGCAGAAGGAGGTGATCCAGGCGACCCTGGCCGACGACTACGGCCTCCCTGTCACCTTCCGCGAGACGACGCCCCTGTGCGTGGAACGCCCGGCCGGGACCGGGGCGGCCGCCGAGTTCATCAAGAAGGACGCCAACCCGTTCCTCGCCACCGTCGGCCTGCGCGTCGACCCGGCCCCGCCCGGCGCAGGGGTCACCTTCGCCCTGGAGGTGGAGCTGGGCGCGATGCCGTACGCCTTCTTCAAGGCGGTCGAGGACACCGTCCGCGCCACCCTCGGCGAGGGCCTGCACGGCTGGCAGGTCACCGATTGCGCGGTCACCATGACCCACTCCGGCTACTGGCCCCGCCAGAGCCACGCCCACCAGGGTTTCGACAAGAGCATGTCCAGCACCGGGTACGACTTCCGGGGGCTGACCCCGCTGGTCCTGGTCGAGGCGCTGCGCCGGGCGGGCACCCAGGTGTACGAGCCCATGCACCGCTTCCGGCTCCGGGCACCGGCGGACACCCTGGGCGCCCTGCTGCCGGTGCTCGCCGCGCTGCGGGCCGTACCGGACGCGACGGACGTGCGGGACGGGTGGTGCCTGCTGGAGGGAGCCGTGCCGGCCGCCCGGGTGCACGGCCTGGAGCAGCGCGTTCCAGGGCTGACCCGGGGCGAGGGCGAGTGGGAGAGCGCTTTCGACCACTACGCGCCCGTGGTCCACGGGGTGGTCCCGGAGCGGCCGCGCACCGACCTCAACCCGCTCGACAGGAAGGAGTACCTCCTGAACGTGTCCGGCCGCACGGGTGCGTGA
- a CDS encoding XdhC family protein encodes MREIMPVLSGWFGAGVPFGLATVVAVSRSAPRAPGAAMAVGPDDEVVGSVSGGCVEGAVFELAQEVVASGRARLETFGYSDADAFAVGLTCGGELTVLVRPVTPALDPAFGALAASVAAGEPVTLATVTDGPAPRGAALAVWPDRVSGSLGAEGLDVAVTADARGELALGATGLRHYGPSGQRREDAVAVFLHSFAPPPRMLVFGAIDYAAAVARLGDFLGYRVTVCDARPVFATPSRFPEGVEVVVDWPHRYLRGTETDGRTVICVLTHDPKFDVPLLEEALRRPAAYIGAMGSRRTHDDRRRRLVEAGLDERELARLRSPVGLDLGARTPEEVAVSVAAEIVALRWGGTGAPLTGTVGAIHDRARPPSDHRPPPKI; translated from the coding sequence GTGCGCGAGATTATGCCGGTGCTGAGCGGGTGGTTCGGCGCCGGTGTGCCGTTCGGGCTGGCCACCGTGGTCGCGGTCAGCCGCAGCGCGCCGCGCGCCCCCGGGGCGGCGATGGCGGTGGGGCCGGACGACGAGGTCGTCGGCAGTGTGTCCGGGGGGTGTGTGGAGGGCGCGGTGTTCGAGCTCGCCCAGGAGGTCGTGGCGAGCGGGCGGGCCCGCCTGGAGACGTTCGGATACAGCGACGCCGACGCGTTCGCGGTCGGGCTGACCTGCGGCGGGGAGCTCACCGTGCTGGTACGGCCCGTGACGCCCGCGCTGGATCCCGCCTTCGGCGCGCTCGCCGCCTCGGTCGCCGCGGGCGAGCCGGTGACCCTGGCGACGGTGACCGACGGCCCCGCCCCGCGCGGCGCGGCCCTCGCGGTCTGGCCGGACCGTGTCTCGGGTTCGCTCGGCGCGGAGGGCCTGGACGTGGCGGTCACGGCCGACGCGCGCGGGGAACTCGCCCTCGGCGCCACCGGGCTGCGGCACTACGGGCCGAGCGGACAACGGCGCGAGGACGCGGTCGCGGTGTTCCTGCACTCCTTCGCGCCGCCGCCGCGCATGCTGGTGTTCGGGGCGATCGACTACGCGGCGGCCGTCGCCCGCCTCGGGGACTTCCTGGGCTACCGGGTCACGGTGTGCGACGCCCGCCCGGTGTTCGCGACGCCGAGCCGTTTCCCGGAGGGCGTCGAGGTGGTCGTGGACTGGCCGCACCGCTATCTGCGGGGCACCGAGACCGACGGACGCACGGTGATCTGCGTCCTCACCCACGATCCGAAGTTCGACGTGCCGCTTCTCGAGGAGGCGCTGCGCCGGCCGGCCGCCTACATCGGGGCGATGGGCAGCCGGCGCACCCACGACGACCGGCGCCGGCGGCTCGTGGAGGCGGGGCTGGACGAACGGGAGCTGGCCCGGCTGCGCTCACCCGTGGGGCTGGACCTCGGCGCCCGGACGCCCGAGGAGGTCGCGGTGTCGGTGGCCGCCGAGATCGTCGCGCTGCGCTGGGGCGGCACGGGCGCTCCGCTGACGGGAACGGTGGGCGCGATCCACGACCGGGCACGGCCGCCCTCCGACCATCGACCACCCCCAAAAATCTGA
- a CDS encoding metallophosphoesterase family protein: MRLLLMSDTHLPRRAKALPEPLLDELPEADVVVHAGDWVDTATLDLLQARSRRLIGVYGNNDGPALRARLPEVARADLGGLRFGVVHETGPAQGREARCAARFPDLDVLVFGHSHIPWDSTAPGGLRLLNPGSPTDRRRQPHCTYLTLSVADGRLTDVVLHRLPPR; this comes from the coding sequence GTGCGACTGCTGCTGATGTCCGACACCCACCTCCCCCGGCGCGCCAAGGCGCTCCCGGAGCCGCTGCTCGACGAGCTGCCCGAGGCGGACGTCGTCGTGCACGCGGGGGACTGGGTCGACACGGCCACCCTCGACCTGTTGCAGGCCCGCAGCCGACGGCTGATCGGGGTGTACGGCAACAACGACGGCCCCGCACTGCGCGCGCGGCTGCCCGAGGTGGCCCGCGCCGACCTGGGCGGGCTGCGCTTCGGCGTGGTCCACGAGACCGGCCCCGCCCAGGGCCGCGAGGCCCGCTGCGCCGCCCGCTTCCCCGACCTCGACGTCCTCGTCTTCGGCCACAGCCACATCCCCTGGGACAGCACCGCACCCGGCGGACTGCGGCTGCTCAACCCGGGCTCCCCGACCGACCGCCGCCGCCAGCCGCACTGCACCTACCTCACGCTCTCGGTGGCCGACGGCCGGCTCACGGACGTCGTCCTGCACCGGCTGCCGCCCCGCTGA
- a CDS encoding glycosyltransferase family 2 protein yields the protein MPVKVSVIVPVYNPGPYIEDCVASLLRQSLPPDAYEVIFVDDGSTDATPARLDALAAEDPRVRVIHQENSGWSGKPRNVGIDAARGEYVMFVDNDDHLGDEALERMYAYGVAHDADVVVGKMVGRGRGVPVELFRVNRPKASVENAPLIDSLTPHKMVRRAFLERTGLRFPEGRRRLEDHVFVTEAYLRADNVSVLSDYVCYYHVRRDDDANAGFQRFDPAGYFKNLREALDVVEKYTEPGPLRDRLFRRWLRVEMVERLRGRKFLNLPEAYRKELFAEIHAVVVERFGPGVAAPLQPTQRVVAALVADGRYDDVVAFAEWEAGVALTVDPEDVRWEDGVLRLAFAAELTHDGGPMTFPAAGGSPQWPPRDVGEAVRWLGEDTVGRFGRARPDLLLRDRASAAQYFHPVEVVRETVPAGDGSRVRLVLRGTATVDPADRAVLPGDGLWDAYVRVGLGGWTKELRLGPAPRHDRPAPPAGVVAGRVILPYWTDRHASLALDVGRAGRRLGLGRLVPGDVSVAGERIGVDLPLYVPVRTGALLRLSGPGSHDVPAVLLPGGRLEAGVPVADLGGRTWRMALCLTPDGPDARFHPLAVALRVGADGVRVVPAPRPGGLRRLGRRVRRLVHRVLGRVVRGGGR from the coding sequence ATGCCGGTCAAGGTCAGCGTCATCGTCCCCGTCTACAACCCCGGTCCCTACATCGAGGACTGTGTCGCGTCGCTGCTCCGGCAGTCACTGCCGCCCGACGCGTACGAAGTGATCTTCGTGGACGACGGCTCCACCGACGCCACCCCGGCGCGTCTCGACGCGCTCGCCGCCGAGGACCCCCGGGTGCGGGTCATCCACCAGGAGAACTCCGGCTGGTCGGGCAAGCCCCGCAACGTCGGCATCGACGCCGCCCGGGGCGAGTACGTCATGTTCGTCGACAACGACGACCACCTCGGCGACGAGGCCCTGGAGCGGATGTACGCGTACGGGGTCGCCCACGACGCCGATGTCGTCGTCGGGAAGATGGTCGGCCGGGGCCGCGGGGTGCCGGTGGAGCTGTTCCGGGTGAACCGGCCGAAGGCGAGCGTCGAGAACGCGCCGCTGATCGACAGCCTGACCCCGCACAAGATGGTCCGCCGGGCGTTCCTGGAGCGCACCGGGCTGCGCTTCCCGGAGGGGCGGCGGCGCCTGGAGGACCATGTCTTCGTCACCGAGGCCTATCTGCGCGCGGACAACGTGTCGGTGCTCTCCGACTACGTCTGCTATTACCACGTACGCCGCGACGACGACGCGAACGCGGGTTTCCAGCGCTTCGACCCGGCCGGGTACTTCAAGAACCTCCGTGAGGCCCTCGACGTCGTCGAGAAGTACACCGAGCCGGGCCCCCTGCGCGACCGGCTCTTCCGGCGCTGGCTCCGTGTGGAGATGGTGGAGCGGCTGCGCGGCCGGAAATTCCTGAACCTGCCCGAGGCCTACCGCAAGGAGCTCTTCGCGGAGATCCACGCGGTGGTCGTGGAGCGCTTCGGCCCGGGCGTCGCGGCACCGCTGCAGCCCACCCAGCGGGTGGTGGCCGCACTGGTGGCGGACGGGCGTTACGACGACGTCGTCGCGTTCGCCGAGTGGGAGGCCGGGGTGGCGCTCACCGTCGACCCGGAGGACGTCCGCTGGGAGGACGGGGTGCTGCGGCTGGCGTTCGCCGCCGAGCTGACGCACGACGGCGGACCGATGACGTTCCCGGCCGCCGGGGGCTCCCCGCAGTGGCCGCCGAGGGACGTCGGGGAGGCGGTGCGGTGGCTCGGCGAGGACACGGTCGGCCGGTTCGGCAGGGCCCGGCCCGACCTGCTGCTGCGCGACCGGGCCAGCGCGGCGCAGTACTTCCATCCGGTGGAGGTGGTCCGGGAGACGGTTCCGGCCGGGGACGGCAGCCGGGTGCGGCTGGTGCTGCGGGGGACGGCGACCGTCGACCCCGCGGACCGGGCGGTGCTGCCGGGCGACGGGCTGTGGGACGCGTATGTGCGGGTCGGGCTCGGCGGCTGGACGAAGGAGCTGCGGCTGGGCCCGGCGCCCCGCCACGACCGTCCCGCCCCGCCGGCCGGAGTCGTGGCGGGACGGGTGATCCTGCCGTACTGGACCGACCGGCACGCCAGTCTCGCCCTGGACGTCGGCCGCGCGGGCAGGCGGCTGGGCCTCGGCCGGCTGGTGCCCGGGGACGTCTCGGTCGCCGGGGAGCGGATCGGTGTGGACCTGCCGCTGTATGTGCCCGTCCGCACGGGGGCGCTGCTGCGGCTGAGCGGGCCGGGATCCCACGACGTGCCCGCGGTGCTGTTGCCCGGGGGGCGGCTGGAGGCCGGGGTGCCGGTCGCCGACCTCGGCGGGCGCACCTGGCGCATGGCGCTGTGCCTCACGCCGGACGGGCCGGACGCGCGGTTCCATCCCCTGGCGGTGGCGCTGCGGGTCGGGGCGGACGGGGTGCGGGTCGTGCCGGCGCCGCGGCCCGGGGGGCTGCGGCGGCTGGGGCGGCGGGTGCGGCGGCTTGTGCACCGGGTGCTTGGTCGTGTGGTGCGGGGCGGGGGGCGCTGA